Proteins encoded together in one Drosophila willistoni isolate 14030-0811.24 chromosome XR unlocalized genomic scaffold, UCI_dwil_1.1 Seg105, whole genome shotgun sequence window:
- the LOC6645033 gene encoding peptidylprolyl isomerase domain and WD repeat-containing protein 1, with the protein MSEENGKENLKRQATDSHDENEDVRDKDGEAEQEDSWIGPMPSEQSASAVPAKKKKVLPYEHIYLENLPNAESYERSYMHRDVITHLVCTKTEFLITASIDGHIKFWKKMDLGIEFVKHFRSHLVPIKSLVCNSSGTLLCTAATDQTAKIFDVINFDMINIIRLGYTPQCAEWINAPGDPVQGLAISDSESNYIRIYDGQAMDATSVLHTLDKLHSAPVVVMCFNVAMETIISVDRNGILEYWQNSKHDYKFPQRLVNFETKLDTNLYEFAKQKTQVTGLAATPNGKRFAAISTDRKVRIFQFHTGKLIRVFDEALTTYTQMQQTPHALPNMEFGRRMAAERDLEKTSQNNTFNIMFDSTGHFLLYPTMLGIKVINVTTNRCVTILGKTDNIRPLQVALFQGRIKRQKAAITLEHEASENPALQNLLNDPTAFCTAYKKNRFYLYSRRLPSDLQDVDRDIFNEKPSKEDTIAVPEATVIQRIYENVVLHTTKGDIHMKLFFKEVPKTVENFCVHAKNGYYNGHIFHRVIKGFMVQTGDPTGTGTGGKSIWGNDFKDEFVASLKHDRPYTVSMANAGPNTNGSQFFITVLPTPWLDNKHTVFGRVYRGMEVVLNICNAKSNPKTDKPYDDIKIISIHLSN; encoded by the exons ATGAGTGAAGAAAATGGCAAGGAAAATTTAAAGCGTCAAGCAACTGATTCACATGACGAAAACGAAGATGTCCGAGATAAGGATGGTGAGGCGGAGCAGGAGGATAGCTGGATTGGACCTATGCCATCGGAGCAAAGTGCCTCCGCAGTGCcggcaaagaaaaagaaag TGCTACCATATGAGCATATATATCTCGAGAATCTGCCCAATGCCGAGAGTTACGAACGGAGCTATATGCATCGGGACGTCATCACGCATTTGGTGTGCACCAAAACGGAATTTCTCATAACCGCCAGCATAGATGGCCATATCAAGTTCTGGAAGAAAATGGATTTGGGTATTGAGTTTGTCAAGCATTTCCGCAGTCATTTGGTGCCGATCAAATCTTTAGTCTGTAATAGCAGCGGAACGCTCCTCTGCACAGCAGCCACCGATCAAACGGCCAAGATTTTCGATGTGATTAACTTTGATATGATTAATATTATACGATTGGGCTATACACCGCAATGTGCCGAATGGATAAATGCACCCGGCGACCCAGTCCAGGGATTAGCAAT CTCCGATTCGGAGAGCAACTACATTCGCATATATGATGGTCAGGCCATGGATGCCACCAGTGTTTTGCATACACTGGACAAACTACATTCGGCTCCGGTGGTGGTCATGTGCTTCAATGTGGCCATGGAAACAATTATATCAGTGGATCGCAACGGCATTTTAGAGTATTGGCAAAACTCGAAACATGATTACAAATTCCCACAACGTTTGGTCAACTTTGAAACTAAACTGGATACAA ATCTCTATGAGTTTGCCAAGCAAAAGACACAAGTAACAGGTCTAGCGGCAACGCCGAATGGCAAAAGATTTGCAGCCATTTCCACGGATCGGAAAGTTCGCATCTTTCAATTTCATACTGGCAAATTGATAAGAGTCTTTGATGAAGCTCTAACCACCTATACACAAATGCAGCAGACGCCGCATGCATTACCCAATATGGAATTTGGCAGAAG aatgGCTGCTGAAAGAGATCTTGAGAAGACTTCACAAAACAACACGTTCAACATTATGTTCGATAGTACGGGACACTTTCTGCTCTATCCCACCATGCTGGGCATTAAGGTGATCAATGTGACCACCAATCGTTGTGTAACAATTCTAGGAAAGACCGACAATATAAGACCACTGCAAGTGGCCCTATTCCAGGGAAGGATTAAGCGACAGAAGGCAGCTATTACGCTAGAGCATGAGGCAAGCGAGAATCCAGCTTTACAGAACCTATTAAATGATCCCACTGCCTTTTGCACAGCGTACAA AAAAAATcgtttttatttgtatagCAGAAGATTACCTTCGGATCTGCAAGATGTAGATCGTGATATATTTAATGAAAAACCATCAAAGGAGGATACAATTGCCGTTCCAGAAGCTACAG TCATCCAACGAATCTATGAGAATGTGGTGCTCCATACTACCAAAGGTGACATACATATGAAACTATTTTTCAAGGAAGTCCCAAAGACAGTGGAGAATTTTTGTGTCCATGCAAAAAATGG TTATTATAACGGACATATCTTTCATCGTGTGATCAAGGGTTTCATGGTACAAACTGGTGATCCGACAGGCACTGGAACTGGTGGCAAATCCATTTGGGGCAATGATTTTAAAGATGAATTTGTAGCCAGCTTGAAGCATGATCGTCCCTATACGGTTAGCATGGCCAATGCCGGACCCAACACCAATGGCAGTCAGTTTTTCATTACGGTTCTTCCAACA CCCTGGTTGGATAATAAGCACACAGTTTTTGGACGCGTTTATCGTGGAATGGAAGTGGTTCTCAATATTTGCAATGCTAAATCCAATCCCAAAACTGATAAACCCTATGACGATatcaaaattatttcaatacacttaagtaattaa
- the LOC6645034 gene encoding zinc finger protein CG2199, translating into MANAVKKGILCNFCQIEKDASLIYTAKKVFAGRKVIDLLQTVSQRSVPGNVTLKICNVCASNLMTMTAMIEKTQHLIEQGLDSQKKKTTTTSQVAVQQNDEHEEETPPVEVIDLDEKTDIAPENKKKSNSKKKIDLNKSKENIPLPPAPGSPKKSATSPTKKTAASKLTTSDDTPVPCSPKISASVSKKHGTPKMNKTNDADEEGDLVDAVKLTPSNNKAKKNHSLNQLFGKSETINVNVSDSENDDGPASANEVNKQTDSKPKPPSHIGAFGCKLCEFESKTAKTLKDHLKNVHNQQRPRVYFCDFCSKSFGVLKSLTEHLNSHGEIKSEETKKKDEQLPKKTKSKEPQATKPSVVDVEPTLAVLTALNEPKPAENNINQEYTFQINGESASTPKPVVARRTSMNFQCDICDAEVQTVKLMQQHMQTAHQIDKPKIFKCNVCDKHFSSKQSLEFHSDKHYQDKLKQLKLSLHQSAEEDKINLTKEDSKKSKSSSIKKPEDIEKSPVKKAKLKPEKIINLDNAEISLLSNDEESSLNQTVIKSPFKKMKAKPEEVSEQASTSNNKEKSLNKSLKQKHDSIKYTSIQENEINHEVKPHKKTRLESIAYSENDLEITGSYIEEEEPVSCDQCGKTLPSRKRLESHIQKRHAKTLICPTCMSIFSCHLEYVAHFGECDTSNGLSCGIRKCKKVFQDYTFLISHLEKKHEWRN; encoded by the exons atggcaaacgcTGTAAAAAAGGGAATTCTGTGTAACTTTTGCCAAATCGAAAAAGATGCAAGTTTAATTTACACAGCAAAGAAAGTATTTGCCGGCCGCAAGGTGATTGATTTGCTTCAAACTGTATCTCAACGCAGC GTACCAGGCAATGTTACTCTTAAAATATGCAATGTCTGTGCATCCAACTTGATGACCATGACGGCCATGATAGAGAAAACTCAGCACTTAATCGAGCAGGGTCTTGACTCTCAGAAAaagaagacaacaacaaccagcCAGGTAGCCGTTCAGCAGAACGACGAACACGAGGAAGAAACACCTCCAGTAGAAGTAATTGATTTGGACGAGAAAACAGACATTGCaccagaaaataaaaagaagtcAAACTCGAAGAAGAAAATTGATCTAAACAAATCAAAGGAAAATATTCCTCTGCCGCCAGCTCCAGGCAGTCCAAAAAAATCTGCTACTTCTCCCACCAAAAAGACTGCGGCTTCTAAACTTACTACATCTGATGATACTCCAGTTCCATGCAGTCCAAAAATTTCAGCGTCCGTATCTAAAAAACATGGAACTCCCAAAATGAATAAGACCAATGATGCCGACGAAGAAGGGGATCTTGTGGATGCAGTAAAGCTCACGCCCTCCAATAACAAGGCAAAGAAAAATCATTCTCTGAACCAGCTGTTTGGAAAAAGTGAAACCATCAATGTGAATGTCTCAGATAGCGAAAATGATGATGGTCCAGCGTCTGCAAATGAAGTTAACAAGCAAACTGACAGCAAACCGAAGCCTCCGTCGCACATTGGTGCGTTTGGGTGCAAACTGTGTGAATTTGAATCCAAAACTGCAAAGACCTTAAAAGATCATCTGAAAAATGTACACAATCAGCAACGGCCGAGAGTTTATTTCTGCGATTTTTGTTCAAAATCCTTTGGCGTATTGAAATCTCTAACAGAACATTTGAACTCCCATGGAGAAATTAAATCGGAGGAAACCAAGAAAAAGGACGAGCAGCTgccaaagaaaacaaaatcaaaggaACCCCAAGCCACCAAACCATCAGTAGTTGATGTTGAGCCCACATTGGCAGTCCTCACCGCTTTAAATGAACCCAAGCCAGCTGAGAATAATATCAATCAGGAATATACATTTCAAATTAATGGGGAAAGTGCCTCCACGCCCAAACCCGTTGTCGCCAGGCGCACATCGATGAACTTCCAGTGCGACATATGCGATGCGGAAGTGCAAACGGTGAAGCTAATGCAACAGCATATGCAAACGGCTCATCAAATTGACAagccaaaaatatttaaatgcaaTGTATGCGATAAACATTTTAGCAGCAAACAAAGTCTTGAATTTCATTCAGATAAGCATTACCAAGACAAactcaaacaattaaaattatctttGCACCAAAGCGCAGAAGAAGATAAGATAAACCTAACGAAAGAGGACTCAAAGAAATCAAAAAGCTCTTCGATCAAGAAACCGGAAGACATCGAGAAGTCACCAGTTAAGAAAGCCAAGTTAAAACCAGAGAAAATTATCAATTTGGACAATGCAGAAATATCGCTTTTATCGAATGATGAGGAATCTTCTCTTAATCAAACTGTCATAAAGTCACCTTTTAAGAAAATGAAAGCCAAGCCAGAGGAAGTGAGTGAACAAGCTTCTACAtcaaataataaggaaaaatCTTTGAACAAAAGCTTGAAGCAGAAACACGATTCAATAAAGTACACTTCAATTCAAGAGAACGAAATAAATCATGAGGTGAAACCCCATAAAAAGACCCGACTAGAGTCAATTGCATACTCTGAAAATGATTTGGAAATCACCGGTTCCTACATAGAGGAAGAGGAACCTGTCAGTTGCGATCAATGTGGCAAAACTTTGCCCTCGCGTAAACGTCTCGAATCGCATATACAGAAGAGACACGCCAAGACTCTAATCTGTCCCACATGCATGTCCATATTCAGTTGCCACTTAGAGTACGTTGCTCATTTTGGGGAATGCGATACGAGCAACGGCTTGTCCTGTGGCATACGCAAATGCAAGAAAGTGTTCCAGGATTACACCTTTTTAATTTCCCATCTGGAGAAGAAGCACGAGTGGCGTAATTAG